Proteins encoded within one genomic window of Thioploca ingrica:
- a CDS encoding nucleoside-diphosphate-sugar epimerase, whose product MGIVDNLSRRKIDVELEVESLTPITSIHTRLAAWREVSGKEISFFNLDIAQEYYQFLALVKEFRPEVIVHFAEQRSAPYSTLSERTKRYTVDNNINATNNVLCAIVESGLDIYLVHLGSIGVYGYHTTVMEIPEGYLKIQVQSRSGESVEQEILYPADTESIYHMTKAQDQLLFHYYNKNNGIRITDLHQGNVWGTRTQETKLDERLINRFDYDGVYGTVLNRFIIQAAVGYPLTVYGNGGQTRAFIHIQDTTRCIELAINNPPPKGAKVQIFNQITQTHRIKDLAETIAKMIPSVKINYVDNPRKDIEDKENEFFVAKECFLSMGLKPIFLEKGLIEEIHDIANKYQHRCDLTKIPPPVWT is encoded by the coding sequence GTGGGAATCGTTGATAATTTATCGCGACGCAAAATAGATGTTGAACTGGAAGTAGAATCCTTAACACCCATTACTTCGATTCATACCCGTTTAGCGGCTTGGCGTGAAGTCAGTGGCAAAGAAATCTCTTTTTTTAATCTGGATATTGCACAAGAATATTACCAATTTCTCGCGTTGGTGAAAGAATTTCGGCCAGAGGTCATTGTCCATTTTGCTGAACAACGGTCAGCACCTTATTCTACTTTGTCAGAACGAACTAAACGCTATACCGTTGATAACAATATCAATGCCACTAACAATGTGCTGTGTGCTATCGTCGAGTCTGGCTTAGACATTTATCTCGTTCATTTGGGTTCGATTGGGGTATATGGGTATCACACCACCGTGATGGAAATCCCTGAAGGCTATTTGAAGATCCAAGTACAATCGCGTTCGGGTGAATCAGTGGAGCAAGAAATTCTTTATCCCGCTGATACCGAAAGTATTTATCACATGACCAAAGCCCAGGATCAATTGTTATTTCACTATTACAATAAAAACAATGGCATCAGAATTACCGATTTACATCAAGGTAATGTTTGGGGAACTCGAACCCAAGAAACTAAGTTAGATGAGCGGCTAATTAACCGTTTCGATTACGATGGGGTTTATGGAACCGTTCTCAATCGCTTTATAATCCAAGCTGCAGTAGGATATCCTTTAACGGTCTATGGTAATGGTGGCCAAACGCGTGCGTTCATTCATATTCAAGACACCACTCGTTGCATTGAATTAGCTATCAACAATCCGCCTCCCAAAGGAGCTAAAGTTCAGATATTTAATCAAATTACTCAAACTCATCGGATTAAGGATTTAGCTGAAACTATTGCCAAAATGATTCCCAGTGTAAAAATAAATTATGTCGATAACCCGCGTAAAGATATTGAAGATAAAGAAAACGAATTTTTTGTTGCCAAGGAATGCTTTTTATCCATGGGCTTAAAACCGATCTTTTTAGAAAAAGGACTGATTGAAGAAATCCATGATATCGCTAATAAATATCAACATCGCTGTGATCTGACGAAAATTCCTCCACCGGTTTGGACCTAG
- a CDS encoding thioredoxin, producing the protein MAATPSNMMPLGTIAPDFNLLDVVTGKKVTLHSLKAEIATLIMFICNHCPYVKHVQDELIKLAHDYQAKGIAFIAINSNDVVNYPDDSPANMKQVAQEKSYPFPYLYDETQEVAKAYQAACTPDFYLFDNQLKCVYRGQLDDARPKNNIPVTGKDIRAALDAILVGQPVNPEQTPSIGCNIKWKP; encoded by the coding sequence ATGGCTGCAACACCCTCTAATATGATGCCGCTGGGCACCATTGCACCCGACTTTAATTTACTCGATGTCGTTACGGGGAAAAAAGTAACCCTGCACAGTTTAAAAGCAGAAATAGCAACCTTGATTATGTTTATTTGTAATCATTGTCCCTACGTTAAACACGTACAAGATGAACTTATAAAACTCGCTCATGACTATCAGGCAAAAGGAATTGCTTTTATTGCGATTAACTCTAACGATGTGGTGAATTATCCGGATGATTCACCGGCAAACATGAAACAGGTAGCGCAAGAAAAAAGTTATCCTTTTCCCTATTTATATGATGAAACTCAAGAAGTTGCTAAAGCTTATCAAGCTGCCTGTACCCCAGATTTTTATCTTTTTGATAATCAATTGAAATGTGTTTATCGTGGACAACTCGATGATGCGAGACCGAAGAATAATATTCCAGTCACCGGAAAAGATATTCGTGCTGCACTGGATGCTATTTTAGTCGGGCAACCGGTAAACCCCGAGCAAACCCCGAGTATTGGTTGTAATATCAAATGGAAACCGTAG
- a CDS encoding transposase: MGLETKNDYKLNGIKMAIRRWAKSGVWERVFKGLAAEADNEYAMIDSTLVRAHQHSAGALKKTRRTMRPSAAAEAD, encoded by the coding sequence ATGGGATTGGAAACAAAAAATGATTATAAGCTGAATGGAATAAAGATGGCAATAAGGCGCTGGGCGAAAAGTGGGGTTTGGGAACGGGTTTTCAAAGGCCTAGCAGCCGAGGCGGATAACGAGTATGCCATGATTGACTCGACTCTCGTTCGGGCGCATCAGCACAGTGCGGGTGCGCTCAAAAAAACCCGGCGGACGATGAGGCCATCGGCTGCAGCCGAAGCGGATTGA
- a CDS encoding lytic transglycosylase catalytic subunit, giving the protein MPRKLVLVLAITSLSACSHTYKPEQISFISKPLPTHVAFRSCDHSNEENCTRSNQNELKSSVTLAESVQLPKRASFQTETQTATKPEKIISPKTTVEIAKQKTTISPKVKANLIEPQRGTIQTREIKAVAEFPTTVLQRTKPPDIADANSPTVFNTPHLNPRSGNSKICLGTPAKSRLALHPNWDSLKKIEINQAIFKQLFISEPSADDIAAINNILFDEGEVTTRDNSEKQAIDPRNYDPNQTDQTQSSGAAKPRGNYKNYGSLIQEIAEQTQVDPALLHAIIQAESSYNPHARSPRGAVGLMQLMPATGRRFGVRNLTDPIANVYAGARYLRYLLELFDNNKKLAIAGYNAGEYAVKRHGNKIPPYRQTQQYVNKVMSLYEVHRDNM; this is encoded by the coding sequence ATGCCAAGGAAATTAGTTTTGGTACTTGCCATTACCAGTTTATCTGCCTGTTCACATACTTATAAACCTGAGCAAATCAGCTTTATTAGTAAACCATTACCAACTCACGTTGCTTTTCGTTCATGTGATCATTCCAATGAAGAGAACTGTACACGTTCTAACCAAAATGAACTGAAAAGTTCGGTTACACTCGCTGAAAGTGTTCAACTACCCAAGAGGGCTTCTTTCCAAACTGAAACTCAAACAGCAACTAAGCCAGAAAAAATAATTTCACCTAAGACAACAGTTGAAATTGCTAAACAAAAAACCACAATCTCCCCAAAAGTTAAAGCTAACCTAATTGAACCCCAGCGCGGGACTATTCAAACCAGGGAGATTAAAGCGGTAGCCGAATTTCCAACAACGGTTCTTCAAAGGACTAAACCACCTGATATCGCTGATGCAAATTCACCTACTGTTTTTAATACACCTCACCTCAATCCAAGGAGTGGTAATAGTAAAATTTGTTTAGGCACGCCAGCAAAAAGCCGGTTAGCATTACATCCCAACTGGGATAGTTTGAAAAAAATAGAAATCAATCAAGCTATTTTCAAACAGTTGTTTATCAGTGAACCCTCGGCAGATGATATAGCCGCGATCAACAACATCCTGTTTGATGAGGGTGAAGTAACCACGCGTGATAATTCAGAGAAACAAGCCATTGATCCGCGCAATTATGATCCAAACCAAACTGACCAGACCCAGTCTAGTGGTGCTGCTAAACCGCGTGGGAATTATAAGAACTATGGCAGTCTTATACAGGAAATTGCCGAGCAAACTCAAGTTGATCCTGCTTTATTGCATGCCATCATTCAAGCAGAATCATCTTATAATCCCCATGCTCGCTCCCCACGAGGTGCGGTGGGGTTAATGCAACTGATGCCCGCTACCGGGAGACGCTTCGGTGTTAGAAATTTGACTGACCCTATTGCTAATGTTTATGCCGGTGCTCGTTATTTACGTTACTTGTTAGAACTTTTTGATAATAACAAGAAATTGGCAATTGCCGGTTATAACGCTGGAGAATATGCAGTGAAACGTCACGGCAATAAAATACCACCTTATAGGCAAACTCAACAATATGTCAACAAGGTGATGTCACTTTATGAAGTTCATCGTGACAATATGTGA
- a CDS encoding transposase, with the protein MTTKIHAIVDALGNPTEFFLTPGQAHDLQGADALLPEISAATVRADKGYDALAQVIEPLEQSGKTVVIPPQSNRKTRRCYDKELYKARHLIENFFAQLKPVRALATRYDNRAVYFLGAIYLVSSVSWLN; encoded by the coding sequence TTGACGACGAAGATTCATGCCATTGTGGATGCTTTGGGGAATCCGACGGAATTCTTCCTGACACCAGGACAAGCCCATGATCTACAAGGGGCAGACGCCTTATTACCCGAAATTTCAGCGGCTACGGTGAGAGCGGATAAGGGCTATGACGCGCTGGCACAAGTAATCGAACCACTGGAACAGTCGGGAAAAACGGTAGTCATTCCACCCCAAAGTAACCGCAAAACGCGGAGATGTTATGATAAAGAATTATATAAAGCACGTCATTTGATAGAAAATTTCTTTGCCCAACTTAAACCAGTTCGTGCGCTGGCCACGCGCTATGATAACCGTGCGGTTTATTTCCTGGGAGCCATTTATCTCGTTTCTTCTGTCAGTTGGCTTAATTGA
- a CDS encoding tellurite resistance protein TerB: MGWFSPKKAPSSADTFNKQEAFLAIALATSAADGQIVESEAKGIFAYLLQMRMFEGYNEKQMSDLLKKLVTILNNEGVGGLVAIAKSSLPDELRETAFVCATDIALADGVIEDNEKKLLEELQQVLGISDEIGQKILQVMMIKNRG; encoded by the coding sequence ATGGGTTGGTTTAGCCCTAAAAAAGCACCTTCTTCAGCGGATACTTTTAATAAACAAGAAGCTTTTTTAGCTATTGCGTTAGCCACTTCCGCCGCTGATGGACAAATTGTCGAATCAGAAGCCAAAGGCATTTTTGCTTACTTACTGCAAATGAGAATGTTTGAGGGTTATAACGAAAAGCAAATGTCTGACCTGTTGAAAAAATTGGTTACAATCCTCAATAATGAGGGAGTCGGTGGTTTAGTCGCTATTGCTAAAAGTAGCTTACCGGATGAATTGCGGGAAACGGCTTTTGTTTGTGCTACTGATATCGCTTTAGCTGATGGTGTTATTGAGGACAATGAAAAGAAGTTATTAGAAGAACTGCAACAGGTTTTAGGAATCTCGGATGAGATTGGTCAGAAAATTTTACAAGTCATGATGATAAAAAATCGCGGCTAA